GGCATAGGCGAGATTGCCGACGATCACGAGTGGCTTGTAGACACCCATCACTTTCGGAGCGGGTGGGAGTTCGAGTCCGAGAGCTGCCAGTTTCGCTTCTGCATTGCCGGTCGACATAGCCTATCTGCCTCTATTTTTTCGAGTCGCTAAACGGTTCCCAGGAGGAGCCGAAATCATAGCCCTTTGCCTGCTCGCCCGAAAGCACGCTGCGGCGTTACTTCTTCTTCCGCGGCGCGGGCTTCACCGTCGATTTGGCGTGGGATTTGGGGTTTTTATAAACGCTGGCGGGTTCCACCAGACGCTCGGCCACCACGGTGAGCCCCAGCGGTGTTACTTGGCGGAAAAAACAGCTCCGAAACCCTTCGTGACACGCTGCGCCGACCTGGGAAACCTTCAGCAGAATGGTGTCGGCGTCGCAATCGACGTAGACCCCATGCACGGTTTGCATGTGTCCCGATTCTTCCCCTTTGCGCCACAATTTTCCCCGGCTGCGGCTGTAGTAGACCGCGCGGCCAGTCGCCATGGTTTCGGCAAACGATTCTTCATTCATCCAGGCCATCATTAGCACTTCACCGGTGGCATGATCCTGCGCAATCGCGGGTAGCAATCGCTGCTCGCCTCGCGAAAAGTCGGGCCCTTCTCCCTCCAGGGGAATCGTCGACTCCGCAGTGGTCAACGACTTCGAGGAAGCACGGCTGGGGATCGCTTTGGTCGTTGCCCTCTTCTGGGGTGCTTGTTTCGCCGCCGATTTTTTTGCTACGGATTTCTTCGCCACAGAGGGAC
This window of the Pirellula staleyi DSM 6068 genome carries:
- the hisI gene encoding phosphoribosyl-AMP cyclohydrolase, which gives rise to MPLEGEGPDFSRGEQRLLPAIAQDHATGEVLMMAWMNEESFAETMATGRAVYYSRSRGKLWRKGEESGHMQTVHGVYVDCDADTILLKVSQVGAACHEGFRSCFFRQVTPLGLTVVAERLVEPASVYKNPKSHAKSTVKPAPRKKK